Proteins from a single region of Hordeum vulgare subsp. vulgare chromosome 6H, MorexV3_pseudomolecules_assembly, whole genome shotgun sequence:
- the LOC123403374 gene encoding uncharacterized protein LOC123403374 produces the protein MGREREAAMAAVLEAWRSTSAAITSWCVSALWSGLRRRHRRTAYALGAGAGGLKLNYDALSYAQNFDDGSRPGECEPDFTARFAPAAGPRRPSSVASCCSY, from the coding sequence ATGGGAAGGGAGCGGGAGGCGGCCATGGCGGCCGTGCTGGAGGCGTGGCGCAGCACCAGCGCGGCCATCACGTCGTGGTGCGTGTCGGCGCTGTGGAGCGGGCTCAGGCGAAGGCACCGGCGGACGGCGTACGCCCTCGGAGCCGGAGCCGGTGGGCTCAAGCTCAACTACGACGCGCTCAGCTACGCCCAGAACTTCGAcgacgggagccgccccggcgAGTGCGAGCCCGACTTCACGGCCAGGTTCGCGCCTGCAGCTGGACCGCGGAGG